The following is a genomic window from Rhodomicrobium lacus.
CCGAGTGCGAACTGCCATTCGAACCGGAACCAGACATAGGCGAAGATGCCGAGATTGGTGAGCACCAGCGCCCAGATCGCGGAGTTGATGAGTTCCTGCGATACGGTGCTGCCAACCTGTTCGCGGCGCAGTTCCTTCGTGCCTTCGGGCAGTGCGGCCAGCACCTTGTCGGCGGCGACCTTTTGCGCCTCCGGGCCGCCTTCCTGCTCGGGGAAGCGGATCAGGAGCTCGTCGGCCTTGCCGAAATTCTGGATCTGGATTTCGCCGACGCCGAGATGCGTCAGCGTCGTGCGCAGCTTGGCGGCCTCGGCGGCAGTCGGCGTCTGCACTTGCATCAGCGTGCCGCCCTTGAAGTCGATGCCGAAGTTCAGTCCGTGGGTGAACAGCAGCACGACCGTGCCGACGATGCCGATGATCGACAGCGCGAAGCAAAGCCGGAAGTATTTGACGAAATGGAAATTCGTCTTCTGGGGGAGGCGGAACAGCGGTTTCAGCAGCATGGCTTGGCTCGTTCGGCGCTAGAGCGAGCCGCTTTTCGGCGCGGCGTTGCTCGACAAATAAGAAGCCAGGGTATCCTGAGGGACACCCTAGATGTGAAGGACGGTAGGCCGCGTCTGGCGCAGCCATGTCGACACCATCAGGCGCGTCAGCGTGATTGCGGTGAACAGCGAACTCACGATGCCGAAGGACAGCGTGACCGCGAAGCCTTTCACCGTGCCCGACCCGAACGCGTAGAGGATCAGCGCGGCGAGAAGGGCGGTCAGATGCGAGTCGATGATGGTTGCGTAGGCGCGGTCGAAGCCTGCCTCGATGGCCGAAATCATCCCTCGCCCGGTTCGCAGTTCCTCGCGTATGCGCTCGTATATGAGCACGTTCGCGTCCACCGCGACCCCCATTGTGAGCACGATGCCTGCGATGCCCGGCATGGTCAGCGTTGCATGGAAGAGCGAAAGGCAGGCCATGATGATGGCGATATTGACCGCAAGCGCGATCACGGAGAACAGGCCGAACAGTCCGTAGGCCGAGATCATGAACAGCGAGACAGCCGCGAAGCCGACGGCGGCGGCGATGGACCCCGCGTCGATGGAATCCGCGCCGAGGCTCGGGCCCACAGAGCGTTCCTCGATGATGGAAAGCGCGGCCGGAAGCGCTCCCGAGCGCAGCAGCAGCGCGAGACGGTTCGTTTCCTCGACGCCGAAATTGCCCGTAATCTGGCCGCGTCCGCCCGGAATCTCGGAGCGGATGACCGGTGCCGAGATCACCTTGCCGTCGAGGATGATGGCGAAGGGACGACCGATATTGTCGCGCGTCACCCGCGCGAAAGCCGAAGCGCCACGGCTGTTGAACTCGAAATCGACCGCGCGCTCGCCGACGCCGCCCGCGCGGTTGTCGTAGCCCGCATAGGCGTTCACGAGGTCGTCGCCCGAAACGATCACTTCCTTGTGGACGAGC
Proteins encoded in this region:
- the secD gene encoding protein translocase subunit SecD, producing the protein MSAFTLHFSRWGAVATILISVASVIFALPNVIPISTYESLPSWAQLPRMPLGLDLRGGTHLLYQIDTTQLKKDWLQSIQTESRRALSEARIAHSGVVIAGNQVRVNLRDPANTDAALTKLKTLAQPLSSSLLTGSGGDSGTDLSVQSTQPGVITLEPTQAGVQRRIENAISRSIEVIRRRVDPQGTTEATIQAQGGASGKDRILIQVPGLAPDEVKTRVGTTAKLTFQLVDTSISPEEAKDHGVPPDSQLLPDQERPGQFVLVHKEVIVSGDDLVNAYAGYDNRAGGVGERAVDFEFNSRGASAFARVTRDNIGRPFAIILDGKVISAPVIRSEIPGGRGQITGNFGVEETNRLALLLRSGALPAALSIIEERSVGPSLGADSIDAGSIAAAVGFAAVSLFMISAYGLFGLFSVIALAVNIAIIMACLSLFHATLTMPGIAGIVLTMGVAVDANVLIYERIREELRTGRGMISAIEAGFDRAYATIIDSHLTALLAALILYAFGSGTVKGFAVTLSFGIVSSLFTAITLTRLMVSTWLRQTRPTVLHI